The following coding sequences are from one Humulus lupulus chromosome X, drHumLupu1.1, whole genome shotgun sequence window:
- the LOC133804355 gene encoding F-box/kelch-repeat protein At5g43190, which yields MPYLILDLKHPIWLFPSFVKLGKVYKALCVLFPSIIPSVLPMKDERNKGSRNSTLHSPAKILSRPIGITAQSPVTKSDMDPSIWSQLPNELLEIILSFLPLKNFFNLRSTCKTFWSMVFSPRFISKHNSSLPSFSSFLLLSHPQCHRRFPLYDSNLNAWRNRALSSSVSLPSASLLTSSNGLLCFSLPTSSSFLVSNLLANTEREIKFPTYPFSFELLSLVSTPLGYTIFALCSQSSSKSTYLYDSRNHSWTESDGFDPILNDNHHQEAVYFKGALYFTTAEPFSIVSFDLEKGVWRRSEAEVPGELTFARLVSGSGRHGGSNETLYLIGGIGGNGITRSLKVWELGNEGRDWLEYDRVPEMMCRKFTSVCYHNYQHVYCFWHPGMICICCYTWPEILYFKSSRRTWHWLPKSPSLPDKWSCGFRWFSFIPNLYASV from the coding sequence ATGCCTTATCTAATTCTCGATCTCAAACATCCCATTTGGCTATTTCCAAGTTTTGTAAAATTGGGCAAAGTCTATAAAGCTCTCTGTGTCTTGTTCCCAAGTATAATCCCTTCGGTGTTACCAATGAAAGATGAACGCAACAAAGGAAGCAGAAACAGTACTCTTCACTCTCCGGCTAAGATCCTTAGCCGGCCCATCGGAATCACGGCTCAATCTCCGGTAACAAAGTCGGACATGGATCCCAGTATCTGGAGCCAGCTGCCGAACGAACTACTCGAGATAATCCTCTCCTTTCTACCCCTGAAAAACTTCTTCAACCTTAGATCAACTTGCAAAACTTTCTGGTCTATGGTATTTTCTCCTCGTTTCATTTCTAAACACAATTCTTCTTTACCATCTTTTTCCTCCTTTCTCTTGCTTTCTCACCCTCAATGTCACCGTCGCTTTCCTCTCTATGACTCTAACCTCAACGCGTGGCGCAACAGAGCTCTGTCTTCCTCTGTCTCGTTACCTTCGGCATCTCTGCTCACCTCCTCGAATGGcctcctctgtttctctctcCCCACCTCCTCTTCCTTCCTCGTCTCAAACCTATTGGCCAATACGGAGAGAGAAATCAAATTCCCAACATACCCTTTTTCATTCGAGCTTCTATCTCTAGTTTCCACCCCATTGGGGTACACCATCTTCGCTCTCTGTTCTCAATCATCCTCAAAATCCACCTACCTCTACGATTCCAGGAATCATTCCTGGACGGAATCAGACGGCTTCGATCCAATTCTGAACGACAATCACCACCAGGAAGCCGTTTACTTTAAAGGGGCATTGTACTTCACCACCGCGGAGCCATTTTCCATCGTCAGCTTCGATTTGGAGAAAGGGGTGTGGCGTAGATCAGAAGCCGAGGTTCCGGGTGAGCTCACTTTCGCTCGATTGGTAAGTGGCAGTGGTAGACATGGAGGAAGCAATGAAACGCTGTACTTGATCGGGGGAATAGGAGGGAATGGGATTACGAGGAGCTTGAAAGTGTGGGAATTGGGGAATGAGGGAAGGGATTGGTTGGAGTACGACAGAGTACCTGAAATGATGTGTAGAAAATTCACGTCGGTATGTTATCATAATTATCAGCATGTTTATTGCTTTTGGCATCCGGGAATGATATGCATTTGTTGTTATACGTGGCCTGAGATTCTCTACTTCAAATCAAGTAGGAGGACTTGGCATTggcttcccaaatctccttcctTGCCTGACAAATGGAGTTGTGGTTTCAGATGGTTTTCTTTTATTCCTAACTTATATGCTTCAGTTTGA